The Lysobacter gummosus genome includes a region encoding these proteins:
- a CDS encoding YfhL family 4Fe-4S dicluster ferredoxin has product MSLKINELCVNCDVCEPACPNQAISQGESIYVIDPARCTECVGHYDEPQCVVVCPVECIDKDPQFVESEPQLLEKLRRLQQE; this is encoded by the coding sequence ATGTCGCTGAAGATCAACGAGCTGTGCGTCAACTGCGACGTCTGCGAGCCGGCCTGTCCCAATCAGGCCATCTCCCAGGGCGAAAGCATCTATGTGATCGATCCGGCCCGATGCACCGAGTGCGTGGGCCATTACGACGAACCGCAGTGCGTGGTCGTGTGCCCGGTCGAGTGCATCGACAAGGACCCGCAGTTCGTCGAATCCGAACCGCAGCTGCTCGAAAAGCTGCGCCGTCTACAACAGGAGTGA
- a CDS encoding TMEM43 family protein: MNLRRPARRWRAIALVAMLVCAGAAWAQDAEDGEPVGEPLSGKALSDRDFGVLTRQFGLDRRVEMYQWRREFGIASQGDGYERVWNAAPIDSSGYSPGHANPSRMPLENRRWWSESATLDGKPLGSEVLRAIGEWRVFRPNFSRLPSNLAATFQPEGDGLGSSENPLDPQIGDLRVSWRELRLPPLEGKLELREGVWRLRPEAAAAALNAAPAREPVATAAAEPESGGWSPGWFAVAVVLALIVLYRLRKRRQARR; the protein is encoded by the coding sequence ATGAATTTGCGCCGCCCAGCGCGGCGCTGGCGCGCGATCGCGCTGGTCGCGATGCTGGTCTGCGCGGGCGCGGCCTGGGCGCAAGACGCGGAAGACGGCGAGCCGGTGGGCGAGCCGCTCAGCGGCAAGGCGCTGAGCGATCGCGATTTCGGCGTGCTGACGCGGCAGTTCGGTCTGGACCGCCGGGTCGAGATGTATCAATGGCGGCGCGAGTTCGGCATCGCTTCGCAAGGCGACGGTTACGAACGGGTGTGGAACGCGGCGCCGATCGATTCCAGCGGTTACTCGCCCGGTCACGCCAATCCGTCGCGGATGCCGCTGGAGAACCGGCGCTGGTGGTCGGAGTCGGCGACGCTCGACGGCAAGCCGCTGGGCAGCGAAGTCTTGCGCGCGATCGGCGAGTGGCGGGTGTTCCGGCCTAATTTCAGCCGCTTGCCGTCGAACCTGGCGGCGACGTTTCAGCCCGAGGGCGATGGCCTGGGCAGTTCGGAGAATCCGCTCGATCCGCAGATCGGCGACCTGCGCGTGAGTTGGCGCGAACTGCGGTTGCCGCCGCTGGAAGGCAAGCTGGAATTGCGCGAAGGCGTGTGGCGTCTGCGCCCGGAGGCCGCCGCGGCGGCGTTGAACGCGGCGCCGGCGCGCGAGCCTGTCGCGACGGCGGCGGCTGAACCTGAAAGCGGTGGCTGGTCGCCGGGGTGGTTCGCGGTCGCGGTGGTGTTGGCGCTGATCGTGTTGTATCGGCTGCGTAAGCGGCGGCAGGCGCGGCGGTAG
- the ggt gene encoding gamma-glutamyltransferase translates to MSACLLASLLLIAAPALSKAPVAKAAPAETAKSAAAHPPGTVIASAHALSSQAGLEIVRQGGNAFDAAIAVSSTLSVVEPVSSGIGGGGFFLLHDAKTNRDIFVDARETAPAAATPAAFLDEKGELNRDRSVNGPWSAGIPGLPAALVHLAQKYGKLPLKTSLAPAIRIAREGFPVYARLEKSYGSRREVMERYRGTREVYLADGDPPKVGEIFKQPDLARTLELLGEKGFDGFYRGEVAQKLLASVKEEGGQWKPEELSGYTVREREPLRLKYRGWDIVTAPPPSSGGVAFAEILQILEGWDLSKLDPAHRTHIIAEAMRRAYRDRTIYLGDPDFVKIPLARLTSADYAAGLRATIHPDKATPSDLLSGQPAPLEDDETTHFSIIDHDGNRVSATQTVNLLYGSGLVAPGTGVLLNNEMDDFALRPGTPNAFGVMGFAANAPEAGKRMLSSMTPSFMESKDKVIAVGAPGGSRIITQVLLAVLAYDAGLAPQQVAGQPRIHHQWLPDVISAEAGALDADTVAKLQAMGHKVNAAESPWGNLQTVMWNKQDNTLSGGTDPRNPVGQAVVLPSRP, encoded by the coding sequence ATGTCTGCCTGCTTACTGGCTTCGTTGTTGCTGATCGCCGCGCCCGCGCTGTCCAAGGCGCCCGTCGCCAAGGCCGCGCCCGCCGAGACGGCGAAATCCGCCGCCGCGCATCCGCCCGGGACCGTCATCGCCAGCGCCCATGCGTTGTCGTCGCAGGCCGGCCTGGAAATCGTGCGCCAGGGCGGCAACGCCTTCGATGCGGCGATCGCGGTGTCCTCGACCCTGTCGGTGGTCGAACCGGTCAGTTCCGGCATCGGCGGCGGCGGCTTCTTCCTGCTGCACGACGCCAAGACCAATCGCGACATCTTCGTGGACGCGCGCGAAACCGCGCCGGCCGCGGCGACGCCGGCGGCGTTCCTGGACGAGAAGGGCGAACTCAACCGCGATCGCTCCGTCAACGGGCCGTGGTCGGCGGGCATTCCCGGATTGCCGGCGGCGCTGGTCCATCTTGCGCAGAAGTACGGCAAGCTGCCGCTGAAGACGTCGCTGGCGCCGGCGATCCGCATCGCCCGCGAGGGCTTCCCGGTCTACGCGCGCCTGGAAAAGAGCTACGGCAGCCGACGCGAAGTGATGGAGCGTTACCGCGGCACGCGCGAGGTCTATCTGGCCGACGGCGATCCGCCCAAGGTCGGCGAAATCTTCAAGCAACCCGATCTGGCGCGCACGCTGGAGCTGCTGGGCGAAAAGGGCTTCGACGGCTTCTATCGCGGCGAAGTCGCGCAGAAGCTGCTCGCTTCGGTCAAGGAAGAAGGCGGCCAATGGAAGCCCGAGGAACTGTCCGGCTACACGGTGCGCGAACGCGAACCGTTGCGCCTGAAGTACCGCGGCTGGGACATCGTCACCGCGCCGCCGCCGTCGTCGGGCGGCGTGGCCTTCGCCGAGATCCTGCAGATTCTCGAAGGCTGGGACCTGAGCAAGCTCGATCCCGCGCACCGCACCCACATCATCGCCGAGGCCATGCGCCGCGCGTATCGCGACCGCACCATCTACCTGGGCGATCCGGACTTCGTGAAGATCCCCCTGGCGCGCCTGACCAGCGCCGATTACGCCGCCGGCCTGCGCGCCACCATCCATCCGGACAAGGCCACGCCCAGCGATCTGCTGTCGGGCCAGCCGGCGCCGCTGGAAGACGACGAGACCACGCATTTCTCGATCATCGATCACGACGGCAACCGCGTCTCGGCGACCCAGACCGTCAACCTGCTGTACGGCTCGGGCCTGGTCGCGCCGGGCACCGGCGTGCTGCTCAACAACGAGATGGACGATTTCGCCCTGCGCCCGGGCACGCCGAACGCCTTCGGCGTGATGGGCTTCGCCGCCAACGCGCCGGAAGCGGGCAAGCGCATGCTCAGCTCGATGACGCCGAGCTTCATGGAGTCCAAGGACAAAGTGATCGCGGTCGGCGCGCCCGGCGGCAGCCGCATCATCACCCAGGTGCTGCTGGCGGTACTGGCCTACGACGCCGGCCTGGCGCCGCAGCAGGTCGCCGGTCAGCCGCGCATCCATCATCAGTGGTTGCCCGACGTGATCTCGGCCGAAGCCGGCGCGCTCGACGCCGACACCGTCGCCAAGCTGCAGGCCATGGGCCACAAGGTCAACGCCGCCGAATCGCCCTGGGGCAATCTGCAGACGGTGATGTGGAACAAGCAAGACAACACCTTGTCCGGCGGCACCGATCCGCGCAATCCGGTCGGCCAGGCCGTGGTACTGCCGAGCCGGCCCTGA
- a CDS encoding MBL fold metallo-hydrolase, which translates to MKLWSILGNSQKLDGGAMFGNAPRAMWSKWSPPDEQNRIELACRALLASPLAGKTVLFEAGIGAFFEPKLRERYGVVEERHVLIDSLAKAGFAPEDIDVVVLSHLHFDHAGGLLAPWAEGQAPRLLFPNASYLVGREHYQRALQPHPRDRASFIAELPALLEATGRLELVEGEHSKLLGDSVRFHYSHGHTPGLMLAEIVGPEQVQGQPHGGVVFCADLIPGRPWVHVPITMGYDRNAELLIDEKKAFLSDKLERNVHLFFTHDPGCALAQVVRDDKGKFGTVHEVAELQARALAA; encoded by the coding sequence ATGAAGCTCTGGTCGATCCTCGGTAACTCGCAGAAACTCGACGGCGGCGCGATGTTCGGCAACGCGCCGCGGGCGATGTGGTCCAAATGGTCGCCGCCCGACGAACAAAACCGTATCGAGCTGGCCTGCCGCGCCTTGCTCGCCAGCCCGCTGGCCGGCAAGACGGTGTTGTTCGAGGCCGGCATCGGCGCGTTCTTCGAACCCAAGCTGCGCGAGCGCTACGGCGTGGTCGAAGAGCGCCACGTGCTGATCGATTCGCTGGCCAAGGCCGGCTTCGCGCCGGAAGACATCGACGTGGTGGTGCTCTCGCATCTGCACTTCGATCACGCCGGTGGGTTGCTCGCGCCGTGGGCCGAAGGGCAGGCGCCGCGCTTGCTGTTCCCCAATGCCTCGTACCTGGTCGGGCGTGAGCACTACCAGCGCGCGCTGCAGCCGCATCCGCGCGATCGCGCCAGCTTCATCGCCGAACTGCCGGCGCTGCTGGAAGCCACCGGCCGCCTGGAACTGGTCGAGGGCGAGCATTCGAAGTTGCTCGGCGACAGCGTGCGGTTCCACTACAGCCACGGCCACACGCCGGGGCTGATGTTGGCCGAGATCGTCGGCCCCGAGCAGGTCCAGGGCCAGCCGCACGGCGGCGTGGTGTTCTGCGCCGATCTGATTCCGGGCCGGCCGTGGGTGCACGTGCCGATCACCATGGGCTACGACCGCAACGCCGAACTGCTGATCGACGAGAAGAAAGCCTTTCTCAGCGACAAGCTCGAACGCAACGTGCATCTGTTCTTCACCCACGACCCGGGTTGCGCGCTGGCGCAGGTGGTGCGCGACGACAAGGGCAAGTTCGGCACCGTGCACGAAGTCGCCGAATTGCAGGCGCGGGCGCTGGCTGCATGA
- the upp gene encoding uracil phosphoribosyltransferase, translating to MKIVEVRHPLVQHKLGLMRRADNSTKSFRELASEVATLLTYEATADLETEEAVVEGWAGPVVTRRIKGAKVTLVPILRAGLGMLPGVLELIPAAKVGVVGLQRDEQTLQPVGYYEKLTGRMEERTALILDPMLATGGSLIATVDLLKNAGCKRIKGLFLVAAPEGLKALEAKHPDVEVFTASVDERLNEVGYILPGLGDAGDKIFGTKHYA from the coding sequence ATGAAAATCGTCGAAGTCCGCCACCCGCTCGTCCAGCACAAACTCGGCCTGATGCGCCGCGCCGACAACAGCACCAAGTCGTTCCGCGAGCTGGCCTCGGAAGTCGCGACCCTGCTCACCTACGAAGCCACCGCCGACCTCGAAACCGAGGAAGCCGTGGTCGAAGGCTGGGCCGGGCCGGTCGTCACCCGCCGGATCAAGGGCGCCAAGGTCACCCTGGTGCCGATCCTGCGCGCGGGCCTGGGCATGCTGCCGGGCGTGCTGGAGCTGATTCCGGCGGCCAAGGTCGGCGTGGTCGGCCTGCAGCGCGACGAACAGACGCTGCAGCCGGTCGGCTACTACGAAAAACTCACCGGACGCATGGAAGAGCGCACCGCGCTGATCCTCGATCCGATGCTCGCCACCGGCGGCAGCCTGATCGCGACGGTGGACCTGCTCAAGAACGCCGGCTGCAAGCGCATCAAGGGGCTGTTTCTGGTCGCGGCGCCGGAAGGATTGAAGGCGCTGGAGGCCAAACATCCGGATGTGGAGGTGTTTACCGCGTCGGTGGATGAGCGACTCAACGAGGTCGGCTACATCCTGCCGGGGTTGGGCGATGCGGGCGACAAGATTTTCGGGACCAAGCACTACGCTTGA